A window of the Calditrichia bacterium genome harbors these coding sequences:
- the dnaX gene encoding DNA polymerase III subunit gamma/tau: MSENYIVLARKWRPMTFENVVGQEHITRTIKKALENGRLGHGFIFAGPRGVGKTTTARLLAKAVNCQNGEPGDPCNNCDNCNSINAGNHLDVIEIDGASNRGIDEIRNLRENIRFSPASAKFKVYIIDEIHMLSKEAFNALLKTLEEPPSHAIFIFATTEIHRVPLTILSRCQRFDFRRIPTSAIVTQLQKIADQEKIAIDPEALHLIARKADGGMRDATSILDQLSAFTGDQVTAEQVQETLGVLGDDLFFEFTNLMQTKDDAAILGFAARLFERGVDTMNLMQGLELHFRNIYVARATGSSNSLDVSDFYKEKYLETAQSFTEKDLLHYLEILVQHTQLLRFSENPQLMLELLLLKLAHKPLSLDIQELLDLLKNSPGSNPGSGGDEPPPPRRPVPSAPSPSHSAPPVSGRKFEPPAPQSSGAPDSTKTSPGKFGKLPIMGNFPPASKPEAQPEKQTVASEPSDSIQVEITIDDIRKKWNSLLGAVRREKIALASFLQDGVAKEVDGQIVHIAFDAKTGFHKDHVQKNAAIIENELKKIFGVTLKIQTLAVDFEEAGIQKTTQSPEEVFENMKNKEPVLKKIIELFDCENTD, translated from the coding sequence ATGTCGGAAAATTACATTGTATTAGCCCGAAAATGGCGACCGATGACCTTTGAGAATGTTGTCGGGCAGGAACATATTACCAGAACGATCAAAAAAGCTTTGGAAAACGGCCGGCTGGGGCACGGCTTTATTTTCGCCGGTCCGCGCGGTGTTGGCAAAACAACAACAGCCCGACTACTGGCCAAAGCCGTAAATTGCCAAAATGGCGAACCGGGCGATCCTTGCAATAATTGCGATAATTGCAATTCGATAAATGCAGGAAACCATCTCGATGTTATCGAAATTGATGGTGCCAGCAATCGCGGCATCGACGAAATACGGAATTTACGTGAAAACATCCGCTTTTCCCCGGCGAGCGCCAAATTCAAAGTATATATTATTGATGAAATTCATATGCTCAGCAAAGAGGCGTTCAACGCTTTGCTAAAAACGCTCGAAGAACCACCATCACATGCGATATTTATTTTTGCAACAACAGAAATTCATCGTGTACCGTTGACCATTTTATCCCGTTGCCAACGATTTGATTTCCGGCGAATACCGACATCCGCGATTGTAACGCAATTGCAAAAAATAGCGGATCAGGAAAAGATTGCCATCGATCCCGAGGCATTGCATCTGATCGCCCGGAAAGCCGATGGCGGCATGCGCGATGCAACCAGTATTCTCGATCAACTTTCTGCATTTACGGGTGATCAGGTGACCGCAGAACAAGTTCAGGAAACTCTGGGCGTTCTGGGCGACGACCTGTTTTTTGAATTCACAAATTTAATGCAGACAAAGGATGACGCTGCCATTTTGGGCTTTGCCGCACGGCTGTTCGAACGCGGTGTAGACACAATGAATTTGATGCAGGGATTAGAGCTTCACTTCAGAAATATTTATGTTGCCAGAGCAACCGGTAGCAGCAATTCGTTGGACGTTTCAGATTTTTACAAAGAAAAATATCTCGAAACAGCCCAAAGTTTCACGGAGAAAGATCTGCTCCATTATCTGGAAATTTTGGTTCAACACACGCAATTGCTTCGATTTAGCGAAAATCCACAGTTGATGTTGGAATTGTTGCTGCTCAAACTTGCGCACAAACCGCTAAGCCTGGATATTCAGGAATTACTGGATTTATTGAAAAATTCACCGGGAAGCAACCCCGGCTCCGGCGGAGATGAACCGCCACCACCGCGACGCCCGGTGCCATCTGCGCCGTCTCCGTCGCACAGCGCGCCACCGGTTTCCGGCAGAAAATTTGAACCGCCGGCACCACAATCATCCGGTGCACCTGACTCGACCAAAACTTCACCCGGCAAATTCGGCAAACTGCCGATAATGGGCAATTTCCCTCCAGCTTCAAAACCGGAAGCTCAACCAGAAAAGCAAACGGTTGCATCTGAACCGAGCGATTCAATTCAGGTTGAGATTACGATTGATGATATTCGCAAAAAATGGAATTCGCTTTTGGGTGCCGTTCGGAGAGAAAAAATTGCTTTGGCATCCTTTTTACAAGATGGCGTTGCGAAAGAGGTAGACGGTCAAATCGTTCATATCGCGTTCGATGCAAAAACTGGTTTCCACAAAGATCATGTTCAAAAAAATGCAGCGATCATCGAAAATGAATTGAAAAAAATTTTTGGTGTAACTTTGAAAATTCAAACTCTTGCTGTCGATTTTGAAGAAGCCGGTATTCAGAAAACAACCCAATCACCGGAGGAAGTTTTCGAAAATATGAAAAACAAGGAACCGGTCTTGAAAAAAATTATTGAATTATTTGACTGTGAAAATACAGATTGA
- a CDS encoding YbaB/EbfC family nucleoid-associated protein: MNPDFGDIMKKAQEMQSNMQRIQEQLANITVEGSAGGGMVKVTANCKNQIVKVEIEPEVIDSDDKEMLEDLVAAAVNQALENAQARSQEEMQKAMGPMMGGLNLGGFKLPGF; the protein is encoded by the coding sequence ATGAATCCTGATTTTGGCGATATTATGAAAAAAGCGCAGGAAATGCAATCCAATATGCAGCGCATTCAAGAGCAATTAGCTAACATCACTGTTGAAGGCAGCGCCGGCGGCGGCATGGTAAAAGTGACCGCCAATTGTAAAAACCAGATTGTTAAAGTGGAAATCGAGCCGGAAGTCATCGACTCCGATGACAAAGAGATGCTGGAAGATTTGGTTGCCGCCGCTGTAAACCAGGCGCTCGAAAATGCCCAAGCCCGTTCGCAGGAAGAGATGCAAAAAGCAATGGGACCCATGATGGGCGGATTAAATTTGGGCGGTTTTAAGCTACCGGGATTTTAA
- the recR gene encoding recombination protein RecR has protein sequence MKALPESLQHLVNEFGKLPGIGRKSATRLAFHVLNQTQSETEELASAIIKMKREIRQCSKCFNFTEHDVCEICSDPNRRRNIICVIEDAQTLLMLEKTNEYRGLYHVLGGIISPLEGIGPENLRIKELLQRLDGIDELIIVLNPSTEGEATTIYLAKLLKMHGIKITRLARGIPLGGSLEFVDELTLGKALLTRNEV, from the coding sequence ATGAAAGCGCTACCAGAATCACTGCAACACCTAGTTAACGAATTTGGGAAATTGCCGGGAATCGGGCGAAAATCTGCGACGCGATTGGCTTTTCATGTGCTAAACCAGACCCAATCCGAAACCGAAGAGTTGGCATCTGCCATCATAAAAATGAAGCGGGAAATTCGCCAGTGTTCCAAATGCTTTAATTTTACGGAACACGACGTCTGTGAAATTTGCAGCGATCCGAATCGCCGCAGAAATATCATTTGCGTGATTGAAGACGCCCAAACCTTGCTGATGTTGGAAAAAACCAATGAATACAGAGGTTTGTATCATGTTTTGGGGGGCATAATTTCGCCGTTGGAAGGTATTGGTCCGGAAAATTTGCGCATAAAAGAATTGCTGCAACGGCTGGACGGTATCGATGAATTGATTATCGTGCTGAATCCCAGCACGGAAGGGGAGGCGACGACGATTTATCTTGCCAAGCTGCTGAAAATGCACGGCATCAAAATCACCCGGCTCGCCCGGGGCATCCCGTTGGGCGGATCGTTGGAATTTGTGGATGAATTAA